The sequence GACCCTGCCCTCAGGGTGCTTACAGTTTCCGGGGAGACAGGcggtaaacaaataaatgtgtgAGTACAGGCTGTGGATGGACTTTGCATGGtgagggaaggcctctctgaggaatcAGCCGGGCAAGATGGGAGGAGACGTCAGAACACCGTAGCCCCGTTTTACAACTGCTTGTCTTCTCCTGCTGTGTTTCTAAAAGGGAATCAGAGTGTACGTGAGGCCAGAATTCTGAGGCTCATCATATCGTAGAGGCCCAGAACCTGTTTTTGCGCACTACAGAGCAGAATAGAGCATTGCTGCGTATCAGCAGAAGGAACACTGGCCTTGGAATTGAATGAATGTGGAGTCAGGCCTGGCTCTGATTCGGTGACCTCAGAGGGGTCACTTCACGGCTCAtgtttctttatatgtaaatgGGAGTATTCATAAGATCCCTGACTAGCACATCAGGCAGGTGGTTGTTgtcaaggtttctttttttttggctgcgttgggtctttgctgttttttttcttttcatgggtcttcgttgctgcgcacgggcttcctctagttgcggtgagcgggggctactcttcattgcggttcgcaggcttctcattgcggtggcttctcttgttgcggagcacaggctctaggcacgtggacttcagtagttgtgactcgcgggccctagagcgcaggctcagcagttgcggtgcacggggttagctgctccgcggcacgtgggatcttcctggaccagggctcaaacccgtgtctcctgcattggcaggcagattcttaaccactgcgccaccagggaagtccctgtaaagaTTTCTTAATCATTTATAGGCAAAGGCACTCTAAAAAGTGTGACGGGAGTTCCCTAGTGGCCTAATGgctaggattctgggctttctctgccaagggcccaggttcaattcctggttggggaaccaagatcccaaaGCCGTGCGGTgtcgccaaaaaaaaaagtgtgacgtATAAGGTGGCGTCACCAGTAAGTAGTAGAGAGAAGGCAATTATCTTGAAAAAGGAAATACTGTGGATGGTCAGtctgaatgtttaaaaataaaatgctaggaaggaaatgggggaaaaaatgagggaaaagcattccaggtgTGGCACAAGAGCTTGATGGGTTTGAGAAACAGCAAGGAGGCTGCCTTGGTTGTACTGCAGCGAGTGagtggggcaggaggaagggggatGAAGTCAAGATTGGTGGGCACCAGGGTCACGTGGACCACTGGGAGAGGCTTGGATTTTCTGCAAAGGGCAgtagggagccactgaaggtgtTTCAGTTGAGGGGAGAGGCGTGTGATTTTACTTGTGTCACCATCCATCCAGCTGCCAGGTGGATAATGGATTGAGGGGCAGCAGGAGACCAGGGAGGAGGTGGCACGGAAGACTGACGGTGGCTTGGATGAGGATGGTGCCATGCCGTCCAGTAGAACTTCCTGCAATGATGGAGATGTTCCGCACCCGCACTGCCCATTACGGTAGCCACTAGCCCCGTGTGGCAGTTAATTACTTGAAATGTAGCCAATGCAACGGAGAACctgaatttttaatgttaattaacTTAAATAGCCACATGGGGCTAGTGGCTATCCTATCAGAAAGATGTGGACAAAGGTAAGGAGAGGGGACAGTTTGGGGACATGTATGGGAAGGGGAGATGGGCTGGAATAGCATGTTGGGCCGGTTTCCCACCATCTTACAAGGATTTCTCCAGCTTTCTGGTAACGAGGGCAGGAGGGCCTGAGTCTGCCGGGCCCTGACTACCCCTCACCCCTTCTCCAGTGTTGAGGGAACTTTGGCTGAATGACAGCACAGACAGTCCTCCCGGCCCAGCCATCACTAGATCTGGGTTCCCAGTCACTGCACACCATCAGGGATCCCTGGGCTGAGGGGGGCCAGTGGGAAAGGAGATGGCAGCCGTGCCCTGTCATCAGCAGGGGTCTGGGAGCAGGATGTGGCCTGTCTGTGCTCTTGGGAGAGGCTGCTTGTCCTGAGAGGCCTTTGGCAGGGAGGGATCGGAGGGCAGGCGGCACCTTCCCGGCACCcacaggctggagggaggggcaggaattCCTGGGCTCTGAGTTCTGTGTTCCCTGGAAGGTAGTCACCGCCTGAGTCTTTCTGCAGAGGTGGCCAGGGGTCGCCATAGGGCCTGAAAGACTCTCAGTTCTCACTGTGGTAGTTTTAAAATAGGGCATGACAACCACGTACAGTGTGTGATCCCGGGCCTGCTTCTGAACCAGGGAAAAAAATACTACAGGACATTATTGATGCAATCTGAATACAGCCTATGGATTGGATTAGAAGAGTACAACGTCAGTGTTGGTTTCTGAGTTTCATACTTGTCCTGAGTAGGTGAGAGGACGTCCTTGTTCTTAGAAAAACCGCACAGGAACtctcccggggtggggggggcggggagccgAAGGTCTGCAGTTCCTTCTCACGTGGTTCAAAGTGTATATATACAGATAAAGCAAGTGGGCAAAACGTAAGGCCTCGGTGAATCTGAGTAAGGGAGTTCTGTGCTCTCTGTTGAAATTTTTCTGTAGGTGTGAAATtgtcaatataaaaaattactaaaaaagttttttttaaaaaaaccaaacccaccGTTGCCCAAGCCCAGCCTTgggttctgattcagttggtgCTGGGAGGGACCAAGTGTCAGAAGTTGTCAGTTCTTCCTGGTGAGTCTGGTATGCAGCGGGGGTGACAGCCACTGTGCCGAGTGGACCTGGATGGGCGCACGTCTGTCACCTCCAGcaccccccaccctcctcctAGTGTTGGCAGGAATGGCAGGAGGAGTTCAACCAGAGGCCATGCACCTCTCAGCCCTGGGGCACACTCCACTGTTAACTGCAGTGTCCTGGGCCTACCCAACCCCACCGGTCTGAAACTTCAGGGAGGGGAGGCTTCACTTCGGATTTGGTTTCAGAGTCTGCGCTTTTAACCTGAGCACCAGGGATAAGGATGGCAGGGAGGGGTGATCATCACTGGCATGATTACGAGCAGTTTTTCCAGCACTTACCCTGCAATCAGGCCTATCTCTGATCActgcatggcttttttttttttttaatatttatttatttggttgcgatgggtcttagttgcagcaggtagGCTTAGTTGCAGAACGTGGgctcctttgttgtggcatgtgaactcttagttgcggcatacatgtgggatctagttccctgaccagggatcgaacatgggccccctgcattgggagcgtggagtcttatccagtgcaccaccagggaagcccctgcatggCTTTTATCTCGTGTAGGACTGTGGGCTGCCACctctgttttacacatgaggaaaccgaggcctagAGTCTCTTGCCCAGGAGACCCCCAACCCCTCACCCATCTGAGCCCAGACAGGGGACTCAGGTAGAGAAGTAAGTGGTACCTCCCTGACCTCCACCTGCTGTCTGGTTTCAGGGCAGGAAGATTATGACCGGCTGCGGCCCCTGTCCTACCAGAACACCCAACTCGTGCTCATCTGCTATGACGTCATGAACCCCACCAGCTATGACAACGTTCTCATCAAGGTAAGGCCCCTCTCCCAGCCCGCCTGCCTCTGGAGGAGGGGCCACGGACAGGGCCCCAGCCCTGATGCCCGCCCTCTCCTTCCACAGTGGTTCCCTGAGGTCACCCACTTCTGCCGTGGGATCCCTACGGTGCTCATTGGCTGCAAGACAGACCTGAGGAAGGACAAGGAGCAGCTGCGCAAGCTCCGGGCGGCCCAGCTCGAGCCCATCACCTACACGCAGGTGGGCCagggcccctcccccgccccgctccGCTCCACCCCATCGCCAGGAGCCCAGGAGGCCAGGACACAGCCATGGCCACAAAGCCTCCCAGGTCTTTGGCCTCTGCACTTGGTGTGCTTTAGTGGCCTTTTGGGAGCTGAAGCCAGCAggattctaaaaataataattttctttttttttgccgccccgagcagcttgcaggatcttagttccctgaccagggattgaacccagggccacggcagtgaaatcaccgagtcctaaccactggactgccgtggttaagaataataatttttagatATTAATAACGATAGGCCACTTGTCTGAGCACTTTACATTACTTACCTCATTTAATGCTTATAACcttgaggcaggtactattagCGCCCCCCATGTTACAGAGGAGAgatggagactcagagaggttaagtagcttgcccgGGGTCACACAGCTAACCTGAAGTGGAGCCAAGATTCCATCCCAGTCACTCTGGCCCCAAAGCCTGAGCCCTTAACCACCACCCTGTCCCATCCCCCCAGAGGCCTGGAAGGGCAAGTCTGTGTCAGAAACCAGGGTTCCTTTCGTGAGCCTGACCAAACCCTGTGGCCTTCTGGGTAAGGCATGGcagaataaaaggaacacaaaggaAAACTAATGAAGTTTAATAAAAAGGAAGAGGcattaataaatttgtgttagAAATACTGTTTTTACTCTAACAGCCAGCTCAGTTGCCCGAATTGTGCTTTCGGGAAGAGCGGGGGAGAGAAGCATGTAGGAAGCCCTCTTGTCTTGAGGCCTTCAACTCTCCTCACAGGCCTGGCAGACACACCACCCCGCCCCAGTTCTCGGCTGAAGTcagcccccatctctgcctgaGTTCGGGGGAAGCGTGGGCTGGAGGCCAGGACAGAGCTCGCAGCAGCTACAGCCCATAGGCCACACCACACTGGCCCTCATGGTCCATCCGCACACACTGGGGAGGGCTGGCCCTGGGGTGGAGAAGCGTCCCCACCCCAAGGCCTCCGCCCCCAGAAAGCCCCCAAATCCGTGAGGGGTCTCACAGGAGACCCCATGCTCCAGGCCCCTCGTCTAATCgcggcccctccccccaccagggcCAGAGCGCCTGCGAACAGATCCAAGCTGCCCTCTACCTGGAATGTTCTGCCAAGTTTCGGGAGAACGTGGAGGACGTCTTCCGAGAGGCCGCCAAGGTTGCCCTCAGTGCCATGAAGAAAGCACAGCGGCAGAAACAGCACCGCCTGTGCCTGCTGGTTTGACACCTCCCGGCGGGGCCCACGGCCCTCACGACAGAACTGACAGGACCCAGGCTCCCAGGTCCAGACTGCTCCCTggatcctgccccctccccagctctcgAAGGGCACTTGGAGTCGGGCGTCTCCAGGGCCTGGTGTCTGGAGTCTGTGGCCAGGCTCTTGGAACATTCTGGAACTCTCTCCTTTCCCAGCTGGGGCTCTGACCACGAGCCCCCCTCCAGCCtgcgtggtggtggtggtggtgagcgAGGGTGCTGGACTCAGTCCCTCTGCACCCTGGAACGAGCATTTGTCCCCAGGACTCAGGAGTGCCCTCATCACAACCAACCCCCAGCTGTGTGTCCCCCTCTGCACACCCAGTAGGTCCTCAGAGCCTGTGCTTGAGATGAGGAATGACGTCTGGTATGAGGATAAATGTGGACTTGGCAGCGTTCCACACGGCCCCCAAGCCTGCTCTCCCAAGTCACCCGCCTCCCTGGTTTCCTGAGATAGGCATGGCTGCATCCTCCAGCTTCTTGCTTCCTCCCCGCAGGAACTCGGGCACCAGGATGGGACCGAGGCCTATCAGGAGAACACAGGCCCCAGCCCCAAACGTGGGGGGCCGGCACCAGCCCCCTCCCTACTCCCTTCCAAACAGAGGACTTCAGTCTCAGCCCTCAGCTTGGCTGCCATCTTTCCAGAGCTGGACGCACATGAGGCAGAGAAGAACCTCTCTCAAAAAGCAAAAAGTATTCCCTGGACCATCCACGTGACCCTTGCTCAGCGTCTCCTCACCTGCAACCCCTCCGCTCGCCACTACTTGCTAGAAACCcgagatgaaaagtgacatcaGCTCcgagtgatcttgggcaagtcaggtCTCTCTACAGACTGTCTGCACAAGGACAGCACTGGCTCATTTAAATAGTCATCGGGCTCCCATCTCTCACAGCCTCCAATTCTGCCAAGATGTGGAGATCTGGAACCAAGGCCATCCTGGCCTCCTGCGAGAACAGACTTGATTAACCCCCAGTGCAGATTCACTGAACCTCCTAGAAGGTCTGGGGTCAGGGGCCCAAGAGTTTTCAAACAAGTGccccaggtgatcctgatgccCCAGAGATTGAGAGCTGGTGGCTCCTGAGTAAGCCCAGGAATCAGCGTTACCTAAGATGAGATGATGGCTTCAGGTGGCTCCTGCCATCCCCGGtatctcctgcctcagccccCTCCCTTGCCCAGTGCTTCGGCCCCCACTAGGCCTGAGAAAGAGACTTCTGAAGTCTACGCCACCCCACCTAGGTTCCCCAAGGCCCTGCCACACCCTGGGGAGTCAAGAGAGCATTCGGTCCAAGGCTTCGTGGACAAATGATGGTCTAGGACAGAGGTCCACAAACCACAGTCTGTGGGCCAaatctttatttttgtaaataaagttttattgaaaaacaGCCACGCCCATTCGTTTATGCGTTGGCTGCTTCTGCCCTCCAGTTGCAGACTAGAGTAGTGTGAGAGACCATCtggccctcaaagcctaaaatatttgccatCTGGCTCTTCACAGAAAAAGTTCGCCAACTCCTAGTCTAGGGCAAACCCAAGTGCCTAAAGGGCCAGATGGGAGACCCAAATGAGTGAAGTAGGGCAGGGATAAAAGGGAGTGGTGGGGCCTATGGCAAATTAGAAAGCAAGCACCCCACCCTAGACAAGGCAGCTCAGCCCAGCCAGATGCTGCTCTGTGGGAATGTTTCTagatctttccatttctctagggaaagtggaaatctggatttttatgtggaatcttactggggggaggggaggggaaatttCATACTTTAAAAGTTTAAACCCCTTTGAGGCCCAGAGCATGATTATGGACACCATCTATGTACTCTGGTCAGCAGGGATTTCTAAGTTAAGTCGTTAAGGACGGCTGAGGCCCATATGAGGAGAAGACGCAGAAAATGCAACCAAACCTGTTGGCTTCTTCAccctccccacagatacagaaCCTAACGTGAGGTGACCAGCAGACCTGCCCTGGCCTCTAGAGTGTGGCCTCCTCCTCGAAGTGAGCCTGCTCAGGCGCCCCCCACATTCCAGAACCTCTGAGGTGAAGGGAGGAAGCCTGAGCATGGGAGACCTCCACGCTGGCTTACATCCCAACCAGCGCCGAGGGGCTTGACCCCACGCCCTGAGTGCTCACGGAGAGAATCTGGGAAGGTGGGCTGAGGGGCGGGGGTCATGAAAGCCCCCAAAAGTGGACCCAAACTTtgaggggggggaaaaaaaaaaaaaaaaaaaaagccctcacaCCAGCCAGACGATGCAGGAGCGCCCTCTGGTGGTGACCCTCAGAAAACCCTCCCGCCACAGGGCCGCCCTGGGCCGGTGGGAGGCAGGGCCGCCTGGCGGCCAGCAGGCTGCAGACtcaggaagcacaaagagcaCGAGACACAGACGGACAGCGGTTCCCCGAGAACCTGAACACCCGCGCGGCGGCGGCGCGGAGGCCGGGAGCTTACAGCAGAGGCGGTGCCCCGGGGAGGGAGGCTTCCCGGGACACGGAAGGGCTTCCTTCCACCCGCCTGGGACTCAGTTAAGTAGCAGGTCAGCGGAAACCCAACCCCAGCGAGGCACGTCCTAAGCCCAACCTGAGGGGCTCAAACGACAGGATGGGGGACAGAGGGGGGTCCCTGAGGCTAAGCCTCCGCCACCCCTCAGGAAGACTGACGCAGTCTCGCGGAGAGCAGCGGGGGAAGAGGGCGGCAGATTCTAGGGAAGGGGGAGGGCCGATATTAAATATGTCATAAATAGGGAGGCTGGGGCAGGCTAATACTGCACGGACAGGCTGGGGTCACATTCCTCTTGCCCGGCCGGGGACCGGGGCCTCGGCTCTGCTCCCAGTGATGCCGCTGGCCCCTGAGGTCACTGCTGCCAGTGGCCACTGGCACTGGTTGGGAGGAACCCGGCAGCGAGGGTGTCGCCTGGGATCCCCTGCCAGTCTCAAAGTCCGGGGCTCGAGGGGCGCTGGCCCCGTGGCTCACAGCTTCTTGGCCTCGCTTCTGTTCTTCTGGAGTTTGGCGTGCACGACTTTGAGTGTGGTCAGGAAATTGCCGAGGAAGAGGACAAGGAACGTAAGCGCCAACACGAACACCTGGGTGGGGGGCACGCAGAGAAGGGGGCGCCCAGGGCAGGGAAGGCGAGGCAGAGAGCACAAGAGAAAGAAGGCAAAGGCCGCGCCGGCTTGGGTCAGCTCTCCTTGCTGAAATGCCCCCCGCGCCCCCCCGGGACCTCAGAACCCCCTTGGCACAAGCTACCTGCGAACTGCAGCGTTTGCCAGCAGAAGGCAGAGATCTGGGCTAACTGGGTGAAGGGTGCGAGTCCTAGGGGATCAGGCAGAGTCCTGGGGGGCTCCTCCCGCAGCCCCCCTCCTAGCGCGAACCTCCTTGGGTTTCTCAGACCACTGAGGGGCTCCCTGGTCTCCCGAATTCCCTCCCACGGTCTCCCAGGCCCCAGCTGCAGCGAGCTCTGGACTGCAGGGCCCTACGgggcaggcagggggcagggggagctgaGGAAGGAATTCTCCCCAAGCGGCCCCAACCTTCCCCAGGAACCCCCCAACCAATGCGCACACacgcttcacacacacacacaaacaccataCCTGCCATTCTCTGCATTCCTCGTGGCTGGAGAGCTCAAATAACGTGATGGCATTGTAGAGCTGCCAGAACTGGAGAGAGGGGAGACAGGCACTGCTCAGCCCACCGGAGTCCCCTGGAGACCCACGTGGGAAAGCCCAGGGAGAGCGCCAAGGCCCCCAGCTTCTGCTGTCAACTGCCCTTGAGACACTGACAACCCCCCAAAATGAAACTGGGGCACCCCGCCTGGGGTTGGGCGTGCTGGTGCCGAGGGCCAATTCCGGCTCTTGCCTTTGGCATCCCTGGACACTGGGGCCGTCCCAGCCCCAGGACCCCGTGGGGCCCAGCTCGGGGATAGCTGGTGAGAGAGGGAGAGCCCTGAAGACCTTCTGTTCCCGGAGGGATACCCACAAACTCCAGGGGGACTCACGTGGCCACAAAACAGGAAGGGCAGAAGGAAGGTGAGGCCTCGCCACATCCAGGACTGAAATCCTTctgtggagaggaaggagggagcgaAGGGCCCGTGTGAGGTGGCCCAGGCAGGCCAGTCACTCTGAGATTAGCCAGGTTCAAAAGCacggatgggggaggggcacagccctcacctcctccaggtggGTGAGCGCTCACTAGGAAAGTAACCCAGGAAACGTGCAGAACACCTGCCACCAGGCCTGACTGCCCTAACGCCTCAAGTCACCATGAACCAAGTGGGCtgacaactcttacagaacactgATGTGCCG is a genomic window of Balaenoptera ricei isolate mBalRic1 chromosome 14, mBalRic1.hap2, whole genome shotgun sequence containing:
- the RHOF gene encoding rho-related GTP-binding protein RhoF isoform X1, which codes for MDNPGAPAPTAAPGPGKKELKIVIVGDGGCGKTSLLMVYSQGSFPEHYAPSVFEKYTASVTVGSKEVTLNLYDTAGQEDYDRLRPLSYQNTQLVLICYDVMNPTSYDNVLIKWFPEVTHFCRGIPTVLIGCKTDLRKDKEQLRKLRAAQLEPITYTQGQSACEQIQAALYLECSAKFRENVEDVFREAAKVALSAMKKAQRQKQHRLCLLV